The Quercus lobata isolate SW786 chromosome 4, ValleyOak3.0 Primary Assembly, whole genome shotgun sequence genome segment GATAGCTCATTGTACTTCACATGTAAATTTGCTTGGAGAAAAATGTTATGCTTTGTTGAATTATCGTCTCTGAGAGAGTAATTGTACATGAGTGTTATTTGCATTTCAATCTGCTCTGTTAGACAACCATTAAGAATATGTTgggagaacaaaaaaattatggagaTCTATAAAGTTTTTTaactaatattaattaattttgacaaTGAAGCATAGTATGTTGCATAATTTATATAATGAGATTGTGGGCAGCTTCAGTTTcactttttgttcttttatacTCTGTCAATGTCAGAAAAAGGGGAGGGGGAGATTGTTCAATTACTCTGCTATGAATTATTAGGGCCACTATTGTTGGTGCTATAATCTAACTTCTTGTGTTAAAGCCTGTGTTAATATCAACTGGAGAGTATTTTGTTGATCTAGGTGAAGTGAAACTTATGTCACATTCCCATCACTTCCCAGTGACCAATGCAGCAATGTTCTTATCTGAAGCTGCTTTTGACCAAATCATTTGCTTCAAGTTTTGACTTGAGTTTGTATTAGGCAATCCAAACATTGGcttaatgtttaaattttaaaacataggTGATGGTTTAAAAAAGTGATTAAAAGATTGTGCTTGAGGTTGTATTATGCCATCTCAATTGAGGTTTAAAGGTTAAAACATGTgtgatatattaaaaatattagtgGAAGGTTGTACAAGCATGAGTAAAATTCTTCCAAGACTTTATTTGAGTTGCATGCTGTGCTTAAATGATTGTGCTTGAGGTTGTATTACGCCATCTCAATTGAGGTTTAAAGGTTAAAACGTGCATGGTACATTAAAAATTTGAGTAGGTTGTACTAGCAGTCTAGCATGAGTAAATTCTTCTAGAATTTATCCTGTGTATACTATATGTGGAGTTGCATGTAGTGTGATGTATTCTTTGTGCCGTAAAAGCGAAGTTAGCAAATAGAAACTTTATTATTCTTTGCGTTTAGCTTTGTTGAGTTCTTGAGTTACACCATCACATGCTTCATTGCATTTTCACAAGCCATAGTGCTATTGTTCTGATACATCAAAGGTTCAATAATGCAGTGTTTTTATTGCGTAAACTCGTGTTTACATTGAAACCATGCTTTGAGGTTGTGTTTCTCACATCAATTTCTATCCTCATCTAATATTACTGATGTCCTAATTTTGAAGCTGTTGCTTCAACTGCTATTAAATCTATGTGTGCATGTGTCTATGCCTatatgtataagtttccaaaaattATACTAGAAGTTTGAACCCAACATGTGTGCACGTGTGTATGTATATGCATTCTTAGAATATTATTGAAAAGCATATACATTCTTCTTAGGCTTAACTTGAAACTATTTTCACCTATGTCAAAGGGAGGAGCAAATTTCTGCCCAGTTTCCATGATGTGACACCCTTATGGCCTGAAATTTGCATATCTAGAATTTTGAAGTCTATCAGAGTTTGTCTAGATCTATTTAACTGGGTTGTTTTGTTGTCTAGATCATTTCGATAGGCTGTTAAAGGGATGGGTAACTTGGGTTGTTGTCAAATTTCAGAAGCACTATGACTGGTGGTCTAATGAATTTGGGTTATAGATCCCCTTGCCTCTTCCCTAGTTCTATTTGTTTTAGTAATCCCtttggacattttttttccttgatgcTGCAGATTTTTGAGAAGAATCCTACAAAGATTAAGAATTATGGTATCTGGCTGCGGTATCAAAGCCGAACTGGGTATCACAACATGTATAAGGAGTATCGAGACACCACTCTAAATGGTGCTGTGGAACAAATGTACATCGAGATGGCATCTCGTCACAGAGTGAGGTTCCCATGCATTCAAATCATCAAAACAGCCACCATACCCGCTAAACTTTGCAAGAGGGAGAGCTCTAAGCAGTTCCACAATTCCAAAATCAAGTTCCCTCTGGTTTACAAGAAAATTCGACCACCCTCAAGGAAGCTCAAGACCACATATAAGGCATCAAGGCCAAACCTATTTATGTAACTCATTTGCTGATTACTTTCTCTGGTTTCCTGCTAGGATTCTTATTTAAATGAGCTTTAGATGTAAGAcatgggttttaaatttttaatactttGGACTTTCAGATTCTGTTTTGGTAGGAGAATACTTTTCATAATTCTTATCATTTCTTCCAGTTTTGTTTTAGTTGTGTGGGTTGGGACTTTTTGAGTAATgagaaaacatttattttcGCTCCAATTAATTATAGTTATTTGAAGTTTGTAGCTTTAGATTCACTTTACAAATGAGAAGATGCAGGAGCATGTACTAGGTAGCATGTTATAATTATCTAAACCTGAACACTAACAAACATCTTAGGCATATTCTCTGCCGTGATCCAAGACCAATCATAATACGCTGTCTGGTTTTGATCGAAAGAGTTCGGCACTTGAGCACCAAGGACCCATGACACTATGCTATAAGAGTCAATATGGGATTTACTGCTGTGGCTTTATCCTTGATCACGTAATTGAAGCAGGTCTTGGATGAAGATCCATGGATTACTGAAATGGATGTGACTACTGACTAGGATATTCTTTGTAACACCTGACTTGggtctttatttgttttaatttttaaataataaataaaatgaggGTGTTCTCTGAGAGCCTATCCTCCCACTTCACACATGATCAGGAATGAAGAATTTGAACTATTGATTCACCCTacaatgccaaaaaaaaaaaaaaaaaaaaaaacatataaggAAGAAAACAGGTCAATAAATGTAGTATTGTTAAGAAGACGGCATGCATGTGTTCTCTGTAGGTAGGAGTAGGACACACCCAGGCTAGGCAGCCTCATTTTGGTGCTCGCCACACAAGAGCATGGTAAACAATAAACATCATAATAGAACGACGTCgtatcatctaaattttttactatatcATCTAAAGTGATCTAAAATTCTAAATAACTCCactgtttttattttactttattttagcTTATTCTCAAACGTTTATTTCTTTGttctatttaatatatatatatatatatatatttttttttctctctccaatcTTTTCTACCCTTCCTCATTTTCGGCCAAAGTTTTTTGGTACCGTCACAACAAACCACCACATAAATCTGCAACCAGATCACACAAATTAAACCACCATAGATTGCACAAACCACTGACCGCCACCATTGCATCGATgcgaaataaaaaataataataatattctacTTCATTTTATGCTTTACAATGTTTCTTATAATGaaaattaaagtaataaaagaagaaatgatTAAGAACGTAGCTTAAACTGAGATGGGACAGAATACACATCCTAAAGAATAATTGAAACATAGTCAGATACTTGAACAACTTCGTATGAACCCCCCTTTTAATCTGACGTTTGTTAAAACCTAAGGGATGGAGGAAGATGGAGTACTTTTTTGCTTTGAGGAGCTTGGTAAAGGAGAAGCACGGTGATTCATTGAAGGAGGAATATAGGTGCCTGGATTAGGCCTAGATGGAATGGGATGAGCCCTGAGCAGTTGGCGCTGCGAAGGAGAGACATCAATGTGATCATGATGATCTccggttgttgttgttgtttttgttggagGGGCTTCACCTTTCTGTACTGCGCCAAACCTAAACAACTTCTCCTTATGATTGTTCAACCTATTTTGGTTTTGTCCTAGTGGGATTGTCCTAGCCTCATCTTGTGCAGGAAAGCACACGAGAAAAAGAACCAGCACTACTGTGACTTTGAGAGGCATAGTTGTTAGAATCGCCATCTTTGTCTGCAAGTTTAAGATCAATGCCTAGGGCTGTTTAAATAATAAGGGATTATAGAACTGAACCGTGCAAGACGGGTGTGGATGTTTCGAAGATACTATACCTGAATTATCATGGAAACTGTTTTGAAACAAAATTGTAGGTGCCATGAAATTCGAACTCAGTTTCGAGGGATATTGTACGTATATGAGGAGGGATTGGCATGAAGATGCTAGAGTTGCAACTTGCAACACGTACATGAGATGAGAGTCAACATTTGTGGCATAAAAAGATACATACGAAGTTACAAACATAATGCCTTGCAAAGGTACCAAGTTGGTGGCAACTGGCAAGGCTTAGGTATTCGCGCAAAAGTGCTTGAAATTTCCAGTTGCAAAGACGATCACGcctgcatttttttaatttttttttaatgaggtgGACGGGACTTAATGACGTATAGTGCAAAGTTTTTTGTCATACTTTTGGTATCCTATTTCAAACttacatttttacattttaaataacattatttacattttcacacatttttttacccATACGTATTTCATAAAACTACAAATAACATTTCTCAAACTACTCCACCAAAACACccctaattttcaatttttaaacaatgtaCTTGGATTACCCATCATAAAAGCACTTTCTGGGAAATTCTTTCGTGGGACAAGTTAAGATGTACGTGTTCTCtatcaaatatattataatGAATTTTGCTTTATTATAAGCggcctcatttttttttaaaaaagtttttttatatatatattttttaaaattttattattgttatttttaaaaagacaaaagtCTTGGGACTCACCTGTCAGTGAAACAAAAGTCTTATATGTCAGGCGCATGAGATATCATCTCTAATCggattaaaattattattatgggAATCATACAGGAATtaggttgttattattattattattattattattaatgattttttttgatgaactattatttatatatatatatatataaccgaaacttttaactttttgttgactTCCAAAGCTGgccacattattattattatttttaaacaaaactatatttatatctataacacatcataattatt includes the following:
- the LOC115986326 gene encoding 60S ribosomal protein L18a — its product is MVNFRFHQYQVVGRGLPSETDEHPKIYRMKLWATNEVRAKSKFWYFLRKLKKVKKSNGQMLAINEIFEKNPTKIKNYGIWLRYQSRTGYHNMYKEYRDTTLNGAVEQMYIEMASRHRVRFPCIQIIKTATIPAKLCKRESSKQFHNSKIKFPLVYKKIRPPSRKLKTTYKASRPNLFM